In Seriola aureovittata isolate HTS-2021-v1 ecotype China chromosome 24, ASM2101889v1, whole genome shotgun sequence, the following proteins share a genomic window:
- the ptprnb gene encoding receptor-type tyrosine-protein phosphatase-like N isoform X4, with amino-acid sequence MRSPRLWAALCLLLTASCRLCAAARHGCLFEKKLCPRDQLCNDDGLFGQCRAPQREPVQYQVSVPVLHKLQEVLKDLMVQGLTWRDDVTQAIISRELSRVPTISSSSTLHERTPKQPSRLPGQRRVQGPEDPADPETMQQYVDYMILDPSRSSVHMQTPLLDPYTYHQQQYGYQEEEERSLNSLDDNPAFPPFASPSRSRSRGTLDRDRQILQDLVSFYLTSPSSSSSSSSSSSSSSPVQSLSRHRGAAAAFPSSLSSSSSSSSSSSFFPELDFPLDYGEDYVSQMSQLSKQKQQQEQQEQAEKKAQREHNALSGLDERSLQRLALLLDHYGLDIKDLSPEQKDNVPAALKQLQLDNSYAHKQTKDKYGNDAAAGTKISEGSVAYKMAAPEAPPSTIKAPKAEGPQKQTTPSVTSSHDKLGKKEPAAKAEGYGYIDTNQSVVGPAIAFRIRPNSKNLTAGDVAEAAVAEKNFLESETGLKVLQSGVGERNDGKSLPLATRVQPGSRWLFATLVAMACIGGILVAAMTIACLRHHAHRLAAKKLGLGPEGGGFSHQEYQDLCRQHMASKGAFGRLEAAALGAVGGGSGGGGGGGGAAGVGGAGAAGGGGADSRVSSVSSQFSDGAQPSPSSHSSTPSWCEEPAQANMDISTGHMILAYMEDHLRNKGRLMKEWEALCSYQAEPSVVSVAQSDANAKKNRCPDSVPYDHSRVKLKAEINPSRSDYINASTIIEHDPRMPAYIATQGPLSHTISDFWQMVWENGCTVIVMMTALVEDGEKQCDRYWPDEGSSLYHIYEVNLVSEHIWCNDFLVRSFYLKNVQTQETRTLTQFHFLSWPAQGIPTSTRPLLDFRRKVNKCYRGRSCPIIVHCSDGTGRTGTYILIDMVLNRMAKGVKEIDIAATLEHVRDQRPGMVRTKDQFEFALTAVAEEVNAILKALPQ; translated from the exons ATGAGGTCTCCGCGGCTCTGGGCGGCTCTGTGCCTCCTCCTCACCGCCTCCTGCCGGCTCTGCGCGGCCGCCCGACACG GCTGCTTGTTTGAGAAGAAGCTCTGTCCCAGAGATCAGCTGTGCAACGatg ACGGTTTGTTCGGACAGTGCCGGGCTCCTCAGCGGGAGCCGGTCCAGTACCAGGTGTCTGTGCCCGTCCTGCACAAACTGCAGGAAGTCCTCAAAGACCTGATGGTGCAGG GTCTGACGTGGAGGGACGACGTGACCCAGGCGATCATCAGCCGCGAGCTGAGTCGTGTTCCCAccatcagctcctcctccacgcTTCATGAGAGGACGCCCAAACA GCCCTCCAGACTGCCCGGTCAGCGTCGGGTCCAGGGGCCCGAGGATCCGGCGGACCCCGAGACGATGCAGCAGTATGTGGACTACATGATCCTGGATCCCTCCCGATCCTCCGTCCACATGCAGACGCCGCTGCTGGACCCCTACACCTACCACCAG CAGCAGTACGGCtaccaggaggaggaggagcgctCCCTCAACTCTCTGGACGATAATCCAGCCTTCCCGCCATTCGCCTCGCCCTCTCGCTCCAGATCCAGAGGAACTCTGGACCGAGACCGTCAGATTCTCCAGGACCTGGTGTCCTTTTACCTCACCTCcccgtcctcctcttcctcctcctcctcctcctcctcctcctcctcacctgtgcAGTCCCTCTCCCGCCACAggggagcagctgcagctttcccctcttcactgtcttcctcatcctcctcctcctcatcctcctctttcttccccGAGCTGGACTTCCCTCTGGACTACGGTGAGGACTACGTTTCCCAGATGTCCCAGCTcagcaaacagaaacagcagcaggagcagcaggagcaggcgGAGAAGAAGGCACAGAGGGAACACAACGCCCTGTCAGGGCTGGAcg AGCGCTCTCTGCAGAGACTGGCTCTGCTGCTCGATCACTACGGCCTCGACATCAAGGACTTGTCCCCCGAGCAGAAAGACAACGTGCCGGCGGctctgaagcagctgcagctggacaACTCCTACGCCCACAAACAGACTAAAG ATAAATACGGAAACGACGCTGCCGCAGGAACGAAG ATCTCAGAGGGTTCAGTGGCGTACAAGATGGCCGCTCCCGAGGCCCCGCCCTCCACCATCAAGGCCCCAAAAGCGGAGGGGCCCCAGAAACAGACGACTCCCTCTGTGACATCCAGCCACGACAAACTGGGGAAGAAGGAACCGGCGGCCAAGGCGGAGGGATACGGCTACATCGACACCAACCAGAG TGTTGTCGGACCCGCCATCGCCTTCAGGATCAGGCCGAACTCCAAGAACCTGACGGCCGGAGACGTGGCAGAGGCGGCAG TTGCAGAGAAGAACTTCCTGGAGTCGGAGACGGGCCTGAAGGTGCTGCAGAGCGGCGTTGGAGAG AGGAATGATGGGAAATCTTTGCCCCTGGCGACCCGAGTCCAGCCCGGCTCCCGCTGGCTGTTTGCCACTCTGGTGGCCATGGCGTGCATCGGCGGCATCCTGGTGGCAGCCATGACCATCGCCTGCCTGCGTCACCACGCTCACCGCCTGGCAGCGAAGAAGCTGGGCCTGGGACCGGAGGGAGGCGGCTTCAGCCACCAGGAGTACcag GACCTGTGTCGCCAGCACATGGCCTCCAAAGGCGCCTTCGGACGCCTGGAAGCCGCCGCCCTGGGCGCCGTGGGAGGAGGGAgcggaggtggtggaggtggaggaggggctGCTGGCGTTGGGGGAGCGGGAGCGGCAGGAGGCGGAGGTGCGGACTCCAGGGTGAGCAGCGTGTCGTCCCAGTTCAGCGACGGAGCCCAGCCCAGTCCCAGCTCCCACAGCAGCACGCCGTCATGGTGCGAGGAGCCGGCGCAGGCCAACATGGACATCTCCACCGGTCACATGATACTG GCGTACATGGAGGATCACCTGAGGAACAAGGGCCGTCTGATGAAGGAGTGGGAGGCTCTGTGTTCCTACCAGGCGGAGCCCAGCGTCGTCTCTGTGGCTCAGAGCGACGCCAACGCCAAGAAGAACCGCTGTCCCGACTCTGTGCCCT ACGATCACTCCAGGGTGAAGCTGAAAGCCGAGATCAACCCTTCACGCTCTGACTACATCAACGCCAGCACCATA atcgAGCATGATCCCCGGATGCCGGCCTACATCGCCACCCAGGGTCCTCTGTCCCACACCATCTCTGACTTCTGGCAG ATGGTCTGGGAGAACGGCTGCACCGTGATCGTGATGATGACGGCTCTGGTGGAGGACGGAGAGAAACAGTGTGACCGCTACTGGCCCGACGAAGGCTCCTCCCTCTACCACATCTATGAG GTGAACCTGGTGTCTGAGCACATCTGGTGTAACGACTTCCTGGTGAGGAGTTTCTACCTGAAGAACGTGCAGACGCAGGAGACCAGGACGCTCACTCAGTTCCACTTCCTCAGCTGGCCGGCTCAGGGCATCCCCACCTCCACACGCCCCCTGCTGGACTTCCGCAG GAAGGTGAATAAGTGCTACAGAGGACGCTCCTGCCCCATCATCGTGCACTGCAG CGACGGCACAGGCCGGACTGGGACTTACATCCTGATCGACATGGTTCTGAATCGCATGGCTAAAG GTGTGAAAGAGATCGACATCGCCGCGACACTCGAGCACGTGCGCGACCAGAGGCCTGGGATGGTTCGCACTAAG GACCAGTTTGAGTTTGCGCTGACCGCTGTCGCAGAGGAAGTCAACGCCATCCTGAAAGCTCTGCCCCAGTGA